Within Azoarcus sp. DD4, the genomic segment GCGCGCCCTCGTCTATGCCGACGGCCTGCTGCTCTCGAACCTGCTCGGCAACTCCTTTGCCTATCCGCCGCGCTGGGGCCTGGTGACCGCCGAGGAGATCGCCCGCATCGACGTCCTCTATGGGCCGTTTTCCGCGCTTTATCCGGGCAATTCGATGGGTGCGCTGATCCACATGACGACGCGGATGCCCGACAAGCTGGAGGCGCACGTCAAGGCGCAAGCCTTTACGCAGGACTTCCGTCTCTACGGCACCGACGAGTCCTTCTCCGGCCATCAGCTGGCCGCCGCGTTGGGTAGCCGCAGCGGGGCGTGGTCGTGGTGGTTCAACGCCAGCCGCTTGGACAGCGAGGGCCAGCCGATGGGCTTCGTCACCAGGCCCGCCTCGTCCACGCCGGCCGAGGCCGGCGACACTGTGGCGACGGGGGCGCGGCATGACCGCGATCCGCGCGGCAGCAAGCGCGTGGTGCTGGGCGCCACGGGCATGGCGCATACCGTGCAGGATCATGCCAAGCTGAAGCTCGCCTACGACTTCTCCCCGGCGGTGCGCGCCACCTACACCGTCGGCCTGTGGCAGAACGACGCCGACAACGGCGTCGCCTCCTACCTGCGAGATGGGGCCGGGCGGGCGGTCTACAGCGGCACGGTGAATGTTGACGGCCGGCGTTATACGCTCGCCGCAACCGACTTCAGCCCTAGCCGCGCCGAGGCCGAGCACTGGATGCATGGTCTCGCGCTGAAGACGAGCACCGGCGGCGAGTGGGACGGCGAGGCGGTGGTTAGCGTGTACGACTACGGCAAGGATCTGCTGCGCTCCCCGGGCGCTGCGCTGCCGGCCGCCGGACGGGGCGGCAGCGGCCAGATCGCCGACCTCGAGGGCACCGGCTGGACCGCCGTCGACCTGCGGGGCGTCTGGCGTGCGGCCGGCGCCCACGAGCTCTCCTTCGGCTACCACGGCGACCACTACAAGCTGCGCACCCTCGTTTCCAATACCTCCGACTGGATCGACGGCGGCGCCCGAAGCCGCAAGTCGGCCTTCACCGGGGACACCGAGACCACCGCCCTTTACCTGCAGGAGGTGTGGCGCTTCGCGCCCGCCTGGAGCGCCACCCTGGGTGGCCGCTGGGAGCGCTGGGAGGCGCACGACGGCTCGATCTCGAACGCGACCACGACGCTGCGCTTCGGCGAGCGCGAGGAACACTTCTTCTCGCCCAAGCTGGCGCTTGCTTACCGCCCGGCGCCGGAATGGATGCTGCGCGCCGCCCTCGCTCGCGCCTACCGCATGCCTACCGTGGCGGAGCTCTACCAGGGCTCGATCAGCGCCAACACCATCGTGCGGAACGATCCCGGCCTCAAGCCGGAGAAGGCTCTCGCCGCCGAGCTCACCGCCGAGCGCGACCTCGGCAACGGCCTCGTGCGCCTCTCCCTGTTCGAGGAGGACGCCGAGGACGCGCTGTTTTCCCAGACCGACGTCACCGTCACGCCTAACGTCACCAACATCCAGAACATCGACAAGATCCGCACCCGCGGCGTCGAACTCGCGTACCAGGGGGTGGATGTTGGGCTGCGCGGACTGGATCTCGCTGCGAGCCTGACCTACGCCGACTCGGAGATCCTCGCCAACCGCCGCAACCCGGCGAGCGTCGGCAAGAAGCAGCCGCGCGTGCCCGACTGGCGGGCGGTGCTGTCGGCCACCTATCGCCAGAGCGAGCGCCTCGCCTACGCCCTCGGCGTCCGCTACAGCGGCCGTCAGTACGGCGAACTCGACAACGGCGACGTCAATGGCGACACTTACGGCGGCGTGGGGCGCTTCTTCGTCGTCGATGCGCGCGTCAGCTACAAGCTCGCCCGCCAGTGGACCGCGGCGCTCGGCGTCGACAACCTCAACGATCAGAAGCACTTCGTGTACCACCCCTATCCGCAGCGCACCTGGGTGGCCGAGCTGAAGGCCGATTTCTGATCGAGGCGGCGGGCCGCCGGCCCGCCATCCGCTCCTGCCCGGGTCGCGCGGCCCCGGCACCGACAGGGAACATCAACGATGTCGAAAACTGGAAGCCCGACCGAGGATCGCGACGACCGCGGCCGCTGGGCTGCTCGTGCCGGGGCAGTCGTCCTCGCCTTCGCAGCGGTGGTGCACGCCGAGGCCGCACCGGGTACGGACGGACACGCGGGGACCGCTCACGCCGCTCGGGCGGAGCTCGGCGCGAGCGCCGCCTTCGCCCCGGACGGCACCCTCCACGCCGTGGTGAAGCGCGGCGGGCACATCCTCCTCTACCGCAGCTCCGACGCGGGCCGCAGCTGGGACGCGCCGGCCACGGTGAATGCCACTCCCGAGCCGATCTCTGCCGACGGCGAGAACCGGCCCAAGATCGCCTTTGCCGCCGACGGTGCGGCGTTGGTGTCATGGACGCGCCCGCTCGCCAAGCGCTTCAGCGGCGAGATCCGCCTTGCCCGCGGCGACGGGCGGGGCGGCTTCGCTGCGCCCATCACCGTGCACCGCGATCGCCGCGAGATCACCCACCGCTTCGACAGCCTGCTGGTCGCCGGCGACGGCCGCGTGGTGGTGGCATGGATCGACAAGCGCGACCTGGAGGCCGCTGGCGCGGTCGGCCGCGAATATCGCGGCGCCGCCCTCTACGCCGCGGTTTCCGACGACGGCGGCAAGAGCTTCCGGCCCGAGGTGAAGATCGCCGACCACTCCTGCGAGTGCTGCCGCATCGCCGTCGCGACGGACGCCGACGGCGCACCGCTCCTCCTCTGGCGCCACGTCTTCGCGCCCAACGAGCGCGACCACGCCCTCGCCCGCCTCGCCGCCGACGGCGCGCCGCTCGCCGTGGAGCGCGCCACCTTCGACCGCTGGCGCGTCGACGCCTGCCCCCACCACGGGCCTGCGCTCGCCGTGGCTGCCGATGGCACGCGCCATGCGGTGTGGTTCAACGAGCGGGACGGCGAGGGCCGCGTGTTCTACGGCCGGCTGCGTAACGGAACGGTGGAGGGGCAGCGCCCGCTAGGTGGCGAGCGCGCGGCCCATGCCGACGTCGCCGCTGCCGGTGGCCGGGTAGCGCTGGTGTGGAAGGAGTTCGACGGCGAGCGCACGCGCCTCTACGCCGAGCTCTCCGCGGACGGCGGTGGGAGCTTCCGCCGCACTGAGCTGGCGGCCACCACCGGCGCTTCCGATCAGCCGCGCATCCTCAGGCGCGGCGACGACTTCTTCGCCTTCTGGCATACGGCGGGCGAAGGCCTGCGGGGGTACGCGTTGTAATGAAAGTCCTGACCTTGTTGTTCGTTTTCTGCCTGGCCGGTGCCGCAGTCGCCGGCGAACCCTTCCATGCCCTCGACCGCGGGCAGGCGGCGGTGCTCGCCGATCCCGCGGCGCATGCCGTGCCGACCGTCGTCGCCCTGTGGTCGGCCGACTGCGCTTACTGCAAGAAGAATCTCGCCGTCTTCGCCGCCCTGGCACGGGCTCATCCCGGCCTGCGGCTGGTGACGGTGGCGACCGAGCCGGTGGCCGAGGCGGAGGCCGAACCCCTCGATCGCCTCGCCGTCCCCGGCCCGCGCTACGCCTATGGGATGGAGGCACCCGAAGCGCTCGCCCACGCTCTCGACGGCAGGTGGCGCGGGGAGCTGCCGCGCACCCTGTTGTTCGATGGTCGCGGGGGCTGCGTGGCGGTCTCGGGCGTGATCGGCGAGGCGGAGGCACGACAGGCGCTTGGGTTCTGACGCAATCGTGTGGGGCCAGCTGTCCAGATTGAACTCGCTAAGATTCGTCTCTTCGTGCCAAATCGAACTCGGTCTCCGAACCGGATGCCCGCGCCTCAATGCCGGATTCCTGCAGAGGCGGCCTTCGGCAGCCATCCGTCACCCATCGGGACGATTCATCTATGTCCTGCCGGCTGGCCTCCCCGGCCATCCCGGTTTCGGTGAGGAGGCCAAAACGCGTCTGGCGGCGCCGCTGCCTCAGGGCGATGAACATCCGACTGACCCGGCCGCACAAGACAATTATCGTCGGGTACTGCTACGAGGATGACAAAGTAGTTGCGGCATGCGTAGGTCGAACCGTTGCCGTGAGGCGTATTGGCGGAATTTGTACGATTCGAGGCGGACACGAGCATGGCCGCTGTGTCTGAAGTTGCCTAAGCTTCAGGCCCATATGGTTCGGTATGCCCGAATTGCGGCCTGACATGGAGTGCGCTATGGCTCGTCGGAGCGACAAGACGGGCCGGACAGGAGGAATATTTGATGCAGGGGCTGCTCGACTACGGTGCAGGTATCTATGCATTCGACGCGGGATATGTGCGCCCGGCGCCCGGCGCTCGCCGCGATCCATCTCGTCGTCGACGATGGCCGGGTCGCCGTCATCGACAGCGGTAACGAAGCATCGCTGCCGCGTGTGGAGGAGGCATTGTTCGCCCTTGGCCTGACGGCGGCCAACGTGGACTACGTGGTCCTGACCAACGTCCACCTCGACCACGCGGGCGGAGCCGGGATCATGATGCAGCGCTTCCCTCACGCGCGGCTCGTTGTGCATCCGCGCGGCGTGCGCCACATGGCCGATCCGCGCTCGCTGTGGGACGCTGTCTGCGCAGTCTATGGCGTGGAGCAGACGCGCGCGCTTTATGGTGAGCTCGTCCCGGTGCCGGCCGAGCGGATCGTCGCAGCGGCCAACGGTTCGCGCCTTCGTCTCGGTTCGTGCAGGCTCGAGATACTCGAGACCCCGGGGCACGCGAAGCATCACATCTGTATCCGCGATCTGGATACAGGCGGAATCTTCACCGGGGACGCTTTTGGCTTGTCATACCGTGAATTCGACGAACCGGCGGAGCCGGATGCGGAAGGTGCGGATGATTCTGGCATGCGCAGCTTCGTCTTCCCGACGACTTCGCCCAGCCAGTTCGATCCGGTCGCCATCAACCGCTCAATCGACCGGTTGATGGCGCGGCAGCCGCCAGCCGTGTACCTCACGCACTTCGGCCGGATTCGCCCCGTGCCGCAGCTCGTCGCCCGCCTGCGCCGCCTGATCGACGCTCATGTCGCGATCGCGCTGCGCGAACGCAACGGCGGGACAGACCGGGAAGCGCGCATCCGCGCCGGGCTCGCGAGGCTCCTGCTCGACGAGTTGCGTGAGTTCGGCTCCACTGTCCCGCATGAGCGTGTGCTCGAGCTGATGGCCATCGACCTCGATCTCAACGCTCAGGGTCTGGAGTGTTGGCTCCAAACGGCTGCCGATGCGCGCCTTGTAGAGCGTACGCCTTGATCGGGCTGCAGACTGCGTGCATCGCGGCGGCCAAGACGCCACGGGAATCATCGAACCAGCCGAAGAGGGCAGGAATGGGAAGGGCGGCAGTCCGTGAGTTCAAGAGGGCAATGCGTGCGGCGCTGCGACCGCAGGCGTCGGCGGACGAGAGCGAGCGTGCCCGCGCTTCGGCGCTGGCGCTTCTCGATCGCAGCATCCGCTTCGGCCACGACCGTGTGGCACTCCTCCGCTTGGCGGCGGCGGTGCGGCTGGGCGCCCGCGTCTCCGCCGAGCAGTGGCAGTACTGCGAGGCCGCCATGGCCCGGATCGGCGACGAGGCGCTGTACGACAGGCTCATCGAGACGGTTCGACATCAAGTCATTCAAAGGAGAGAAACAGCATGATCATTGGGGTAGGGGTGATCGGTGCCGGCACCATGGGCGCCGGAATCGCGCAGATCTGCGCCACCACGGGCGTTCAGGTGACGATGGTGGATGTGTCGCCGGCGGCAATCGATCGCGGGCAGAGCGCGATCGCCGGTAGCCTCGAGCGGCTGGTGAGCAAGGAAAAGCTCACCGCCGCGCAAAAGGCCGAGGCGCTCGCGCGCCTCCGAGCCACCACCGACTACGCGGAGCTTGCCGACGCGCAGCTGGTGATCGAAGCGGCGACCGAGAGTCTGGAGCTCAAGTTGCGCATCCTGCGCCAGGTCGACGAGATCGTGGCCAAGGACGCCATCATCGCCACCAACACCTCGTCGCTCTCGATCACCCAGCTCGCCGCGGTGGTGTCGGCGCCTGCGCGCTTCATCGGCATGCACTTCTTCAATCCGGTGCCGATGATGGCGCTGGTCGAGCTCATCCGTGGGCTGCAGACCTCCGACGAAACCCATGCGCGCGTGCTCGCCTTCGCCGGGCAGATCGGCAAGACCCCGATCACCGCGAAGAACAGCCCGGGCTTCGCCGTCAACCGCATCCTGTGCCCGATGATCAACGAGGCGGTCTTCGCGTTGCAGGAAGGCCTCGCCACGGCCGAGGACATCGACGCCGGGATGAAGCTCGGCTGCAACCACCCGATCGGCCCGCTGGCGCTCGCCGACATGATCGGCCTCGATACGCTGCTCGCGATCATGCAAATGTTCTACGAGGGGTTCGACGATCCCAAGTACCGGCCGGCGCCGCTGCTCAAGGAGATGGTCGCGGCGGGCTACCTCGGCCGCAAGAGCGGGCGCGGGTTCTACGCCTACGCCTGACGTGGCGGTCGGCAAATGAACGTATTGGTGCCAGTCAATCGCACGGCGGGCGAGCCGTAGGCTTGCCGGAAGGGGCGTCATCCATGGGACACCGACTGTCCAAAATCTCTACGCGGACCGGCGACGCCGGCACGACCGGCCTGGGCGACGGCAGCCGCGTCTCGAAGGACAGCCTGCGCATCCATGCGCTGGGCGAGGTCGACGAAGCGAATTCGCTGATCGGCGTGCTGCTGGTCGAAGACTTGCCGGCCGCCACGCGGGCGCTGCTGACCGAGGTGCAGCTCGATCTCTTCGATCTCGGCGGCGAGCTGTCGATACCCGGCATGGACCTGCTCGACGAGGGCCAGGTCGGGCTGCTCGAGCGCGAGCTCGACGCGATGAACGAAACGCTGGCGCCGCTCAAGGACTTCATCCTGCCCGGCGGCACGCGCACGGCCGCGCTCGCGCACCAGGCCCGCGCCGTCTGCCGGCGTGCGGAGCGTGCCGTGGTCGGCCTGGCTGGCGCGGAAACCGTACGGGAGGCGCCGCGCCGTTACCTGAACCGCCTGTCGAACCTGCTGTTCGTGCTGCGCGAGCTCGCCGGACTCGACGCCGTAGCCAAGCTCTTCGGCCGCGAGGAGGTCACGCCGGCGCCGTGCTTCGCGCATGCCATCGGCGCAAATGTGGCTCGCGTGCTCGCAATCGACGACGACCGGGCCCGAGCAGGTGGCCGCGCGGCCGGGATGGGAGGGCGTCCCGGCGGTGCGCGACGGCGAGCTCCACGAGATCAAGTCTCCGCTGATCCTGCAGCCCGGCCCGGCGGCGCTGACCGACGGGCTCGTCGCCCCGCACGAAATCATCGTGGGCTGGGCTGGCAAACACATCCATTAGAGGGCGACCCATGTTCAATGCCATCCTGTTGAGCCAGGACGACAAGCGTACGCGTGCCGAGCTCGCGCGCCTCGGCGAAGCGCAACTGCCCGTGGGAAACGTCAAGCTGCGCATCGAGTATTCGACGCTCAACTACAAGGACGCGCTGGCCATGACCGGGCGCGGCCTGGTCGTCAAGTCCTGGCCGATGGTGCCCGGCATCGATCTCGCCGGGGTGGTCGAGCGCAGCGCGCATCCGGTATGGCAGCCCGGACAGCGTGTGGTGGTCACCGGCTGGGGCCTGGGCGAAACCCGCTGGGGCGGACTGGCGCAGAAGGCGCGGCTCGACGCCGAGTGCCTGCTGCCCTTGCCGAGCGCCTATACGCCGCGCCAGGCGATGGCGATCGGCACCGCGGGGTTTACCGCAGCCCTGTGCGCGATGGCCCTGCAGCGTCACGGCCTTCGGCCCGACAGCGGCGAAGTGCTCGTCACGGGGGCCGCGGGCGGCGTCGGCTCGATCGCGGTCGCGCTGCTCGCCGGGCTGGGCTACACGGTCGTCGCCTCGACCGGCCGCAGTCACGAAGCTGGCTACCTGCGCGCCCTCGGTGCTGCGCGCATCGTCGACCGTGCCGAGCTTTCGGCCCCGGGCAAGGCCATCGATCATGCCTCGCACATTCTCGACGGGCAGGTGCGCGGGCGCACCGTCGTCGACGTCGATCGTTAAGAATACATCCATTTCCTACGCCCCTCGCACGGAACCGAAAATGACTTTTCAATACATCCTGCTCGAAACCCGCGGCCGCGTCGGCCTCGTCACCCTTAATCGA encodes:
- a CDS encoding TonB-dependent receptor, with translation MKLNCKPLVLAVLGALSSGALAEQTSNKDGDTAIQLDEVVITGGAPSPLPPTVQAVVEGVTAETMAESINVVNTEDALKYLPSLQIRKRFIGDTNGIVASRSSGTLASARALVYADGLLLSNLLGNSFAYPPRWGLVTAEEIARIDVLYGPFSALYPGNSMGALIHMTTRMPDKLEAHVKAQAFTQDFRLYGTDESFSGHQLAAALGSRSGAWSWWFNASRLDSEGQPMGFVTRPASSTPAEAGDTVATGARHDRDPRGSKRVVLGATGMAHTVQDHAKLKLAYDFSPAVRATYTVGLWQNDADNGVASYLRDGAGRAVYSGTVNVDGRRYTLAATDFSPSRAEAEHWMHGLALKTSTGGEWDGEAVVSVYDYGKDLLRSPGAALPAAGRGGSGQIADLEGTGWTAVDLRGVWRAAGAHELSFGYHGDHYKLRTLVSNTSDWIDGGARSRKSAFTGDTETTALYLQEVWRFAPAWSATLGGRWERWEAHDGSISNATTTLRFGEREEHFFSPKLALAYRPAPEWMLRAALARAYRMPTVAELYQGSISANTIVRNDPGLKPEKALAAELTAERDLGNGLVRLSLFEEDAEDALFSQTDVTVTPNVTNIQNIDKIRTRGVELAYQGVDVGLRGLDLAASLTYADSEILANRRNPASVGKKQPRVPDWRAVLSATYRQSERLAYALGVRYSGRQYGELDNGDVNGDTYGGVGRFFVVDARVSYKLARQWTAALGVDNLNDQKHFVYHPYPQRTWVAELKADF
- a CDS encoding exo-alpha-sialidase, translated to MSKTGSPTEDRDDRGRWAARAGAVVLAFAAVVHAEAAPGTDGHAGTAHAARAELGASAAFAPDGTLHAVVKRGGHILLYRSSDAGRSWDAPATVNATPEPISADGENRPKIAFAADGAALVSWTRPLAKRFSGEIRLARGDGRGGFAAPITVHRDRREITHRFDSLLVAGDGRVVVAWIDKRDLEAAGAVGREYRGAALYAAVSDDGGKSFRPEVKIADHSCECCRIAVATDADGAPLLLWRHVFAPNERDHALARLAADGAPLAVERATFDRWRVDACPHHGPALAVAADGTRHAVWFNERDGEGRVFYGRLRNGTVEGQRPLGGERAAHADVAAAGGRVALVWKEFDGERTRLYAELSADGGGSFRRTELAATTGASDQPRILRRGDDFFAFWHTAGEGLRGYAL
- a CDS encoding MBL fold metallo-hydrolase translates to MHSTRDMCARRPALAAIHLVVDDGRVAVIDSGNEASLPRVEEALFALGLTAANVDYVVLTNVHLDHAGGAGIMMQRFPHARLVVHPRGVRHMADPRSLWDAVCAVYGVEQTRALYGELVPVPAERIVAAANGSRLRLGSCRLEILETPGHAKHHICIRDLDTGGIFTGDAFGLSYREFDEPAEPDAEGADDSGMRSFVFPTTSPSQFDPVAINRSIDRLMARQPPAVYLTHFGRIRPVPQLVARLRRLIDAHVAIALRERNGGTDREARIRAGLARLLLDELREFGSTVPHERVLELMAIDLDLNAQGLECWLQTAADARLVERTP
- a CDS encoding 3-hydroxybutyryl-CoA dehydrogenase, giving the protein MIIGVGVIGAGTMGAGIAQICATTGVQVTMVDVSPAAIDRGQSAIAGSLERLVSKEKLTAAQKAEALARLRATTDYAELADAQLVIEAATESLELKLRILRQVDEIVAKDAIIATNTSSLSITQLAAVVSAPARFIGMHFFNPVPMMALVELIRGLQTSDETHARVLAFAGQIGKTPITAKNSPGFAVNRILCPMINEAVFALQEGLATAEDIDAGMKLGCNHPIGPLALADMIGLDTLLAIMQMFYEGFDDPKYRPAPLLKEMVAAGYLGRKSGRGFYAYA
- a CDS encoding alcohol dehydrogenase catalytic domain-containing protein produces the protein MFNAILLSQDDKRTRAELARLGEAQLPVGNVKLRIEYSTLNYKDALAMTGRGLVVKSWPMVPGIDLAGVVERSAHPVWQPGQRVVVTGWGLGETRWGGLAQKARLDAECLLPLPSAYTPRQAMAIGTAGFTAALCAMALQRHGLRPDSGEVLVTGAAGGVGSIAVALLAGLGYTVVASTGRSHEAGYLRALGAARIVDRAELSAPGKAIDHASHILDGQVRGRTVVDVDR